From the Arctopsyche grandis isolate Sample6627 chromosome 2, ASM5162203v2, whole genome shotgun sequence genome, the window CAACAAAAAAGGCACATAGATTTTACCCTGTAAAATTTTACTCGCCAAAAATGTGTTTAATAAagattaaacttgtaaataaaatttgaatgtatttacaatattttaaatgaactaAAGTTTATTAAATCGattcattatataaaaaaattagagcTCTAAATTCGTTGCAAATAAGTAGTTAggaaatattaaaaagtaattGATAATacgcatgtgtatgtatgtatgtacagtacaAAGCTAAATTTACACCCGGATGCAAGTTAAATTGCATTACTCGTCAGACTTTTAAGTGATGCATTATAAAACAGACAAGataattttcatatgaaacaCATTTATCGCTAAATTGAGACGttctatatacatttatatgtacataatatatatatatatatacatatatctttatatttGAACTAAATTCATATATCGAGCATCCACATTTAAAAAGAgccaataaaaatttaaaataaaaaaatcttaacatatttaGTTACATCAAAACTGAATTTATTACTCGGTGGTTAAAACACATATCCACCTgagactaaaaaaatatttaaaaaaaaagacaactCACTTTCAACACACCGGAACAATTCAAGTCATTCaaaaaatgacaaattttaGTATAATTGTCATTTTTTGACCATGAGAACGTTAACGGCACATGATGATATGAGTTATTATCGATTtcacaatttataaaaatacgaatgccAGGAGTATTGCTAGTGTGACGGGAAATTAAGGAAATATGTACTCGGTCGCCTTTTCTAAGTCCCATTCGTTCGACGATAAGGCGACGAGAGCTATGGTATCGCTTACACCCAAGTCGGCTAGTTTTCTCAGTTTTTCGTCGAAGTACGGATTATTATCAGGTCCGCCGGCATACAGATGAGTCCATTGTCTTGCCGTCATTTGGAATAGCACGTTGTTGTTTTTATATTGGTTCGCCACGACAGCATCCTGAGGATCGTCCGGCTCCGGAGACGACAACAGAGCTTGCAACGACAACAGCACAGTGCGCAAAGTCATCGCAGCCGCCCACTGATC encodes:
- the Ubc4 gene encoding ubiquitin conjugating enzyme 4 — encoded protein: METIAVRRIKKEVKEAMKSEELVGCPIKIEVLNDFWMTLKGEITGPPETPYEGGKFILNFEIPESYPFDPPKVKFITHIWHPNISSATGAICLDILKDQWAAAMTLRTVLLSLQALLSSPEPDDPQDAVVANQYKNNNVLFQMTARQWTHLYAGGPDNNPYFDEKLRKLADLGVSDTIALVALSSNEWDLEKATEYIFP